A single Nitrospira sp. DNA region contains:
- a CDS encoding class I SAM-dependent methyltransferase, with amino-acid sequence MGLYAKHIFPRLMDRVMRGKEFQRLREDLLKNAEGEVLEIGLGTGLNLAYYPPRVLRLHAVDPAPLLPDRVAKRRAAVHFPVEITHLSAERLPYDNHSFDCAVSTWTLCTIPDPVRALQEVRRVLKPTGRFLFLEHGRSDETTIATWQDRLNPIQNVIGCGCNLNRRIDQLIGKAGLHIVQLDRFVMEGVPRIGGELYRGVATPNRINVSALSETDGR; translated from the coding sequence ATGGGACTCTACGCGAAACACATCTTCCCCCGCCTCATGGATCGAGTCATGAGGGGAAAAGAATTCCAGCGATTACGGGAGGATTTGCTCAAAAACGCCGAAGGCGAAGTCCTTGAAATCGGGCTAGGCACTGGGCTTAATCTGGCGTATTACCCGCCACGCGTCTTACGCCTCCATGCCGTCGATCCGGCCCCGCTGCTCCCGGATCGCGTAGCGAAACGACGTGCGGCCGTGCACTTTCCTGTTGAAATCACACACCTTAGTGCGGAACGGCTCCCCTATGACAACCACTCCTTCGATTGCGCGGTCAGCACCTGGACCCTCTGCACCATCCCTGACCCAGTACGGGCCTTACAAGAAGTACGGCGCGTGCTGAAGCCAACGGGACGATTCCTGTTTCTCGAGCATGGCCGGAGCGACGAGACCACCATCGCGACGTGGCAGGATCGACTGAACCCGATTCAGAACGTGATCGGCTGTGGCTGCAACCTGAACCGGCGGATCGACCAGCTCATCGGTAAGGCCGGGTTACACATCGTGCAACTCGATCGCTTCGTGATGGAGGGAGTGCCACGGATCGGGGGAGAACTGTACCGCGGAGTCGCCACGCCAAACCGGATAAACGTCAGCGCCCTGTCGGAAACGGATGGCCGTTGA
- a CDS encoding OmpW family outer membrane protein has translation MNTHHQGKGADVSRWFMIGTCVLMILSASAGHAETYIAGQVGFTLAQDTARGRVNDPTYSGFPTGTSISNVDLNNSIMYGMKVGHYFGSVPWLGVELEGFVTTPHRPQQRLTLGVPGSGNVTLEEGGATNRFIVVSPVLLARYQAGAFEPYVGVGPGLFMLHQKQLTSAASGTAYSQSYTGIGLNTQVGLRYRLTDHVSMFGEWKFNYARLNLPGQADVNHFGINAIATLHHFVFGVAYHF, from the coding sequence ATGAACACGCATCATCAGGGGAAGGGAGCAGACGTGTCCCGTTGGTTCATGATCGGAACATGTGTGTTGATGATTCTGTCCGCATCCGCCGGTCATGCAGAGACTTATATTGCCGGGCAGGTCGGCTTTACTCTGGCCCAGGATACCGCTCGCGGCCGGGTGAATGACCCCACGTATTCCGGCTTCCCGACCGGGACGTCGATCTCCAATGTCGATTTAAACAACTCAATCATGTATGGCATGAAAGTAGGGCACTATTTCGGGTCAGTCCCGTGGCTCGGCGTGGAACTCGAAGGGTTTGTCACGACACCTCATCGCCCTCAGCAACGATTGACCCTTGGGGTCCCAGGAAGCGGCAATGTCACCCTGGAGGAGGGAGGCGCGACGAACCGATTTATTGTGGTGTCGCCTGTTCTGTTGGCGCGCTACCAAGCCGGGGCCTTCGAGCCTTATGTCGGTGTGGGGCCTGGTCTATTTATGCTGCATCAGAAACAGCTGACGTCGGCAGCGAGCGGAACGGCCTATTCTCAGTCCTACACAGGGATCGGTCTCAATACACAGGTTGGACTGCGTTATCGATTGACCGACCATGTCTCAATGTTCGGAGAATGGAAATTTAACTACGCACGTCTGAACCTTCCCGGCCAGGCCGACGTCAACCATTTCGGCATCAATGCGATTGCGACACTCCATCATTTTGTGTTCGGTGTTGCGTATCACTTCTAG
- the leuS gene encoding leucine--tRNA ligase, whose translation MAKGYDHHALEVKWQAYWEEHRPFRALQDTTKPKFYCLDMFPYPSGSGLHVGHLEGYTATDIVSRYKRMKGFNVLHPMGWDAFGLPAEQYAVKTGVHPAQTTAQNIATFKRQMKRVGLSYDWERELSTTDPDYYRWTQWIFLQLYKRGLAYVAEVPVNWCPALGTVLANEEIVDGKSEVGGFDVIRKPMRQWVLKITAYADRLLEDLKLVEWPASTLEMQKNWIGRSIGAEVDFALADTRGTVRVFTTRPDTLFGATYMVLAPEHPLVDIVTSAAQKSAVVAYRDAAARKSDLQRQELDKEKTGVFTGGYAINPVNGERLPVWLADYVLMSYGTGAIMAVPAHDERDWTFAKTYQLPIREVIQGGQVQEAAFVATDRGAVVNSVMPDGSLSLNGMKPAEAIPAITAWLEQKGKGKKAINYKLRDWLFARQRYWGEPFPIVWVEGESHPLPEEQLPLILPETHNFKPSGSGESPLANLEEWLVTTDPATGKPARRETNTMPQWAGSCWYYLRFADPKNTKQLVDPAMERYWLPVDLYVGGSEHAVLHLLYSRFWHKVLFDIGVVSTPEPFKKLVHQGIVLGEDNQKMSKSRGNVVNPDDMMDQFGADAVRLYEMFMGPLEAMKPWSTRGVEGVTRFLERAWRLIVTEEGGLSASVVSASPSLEQQRLLHQTIKKVSEDIDELRFNTAIAQMMVFTNEMTKAEQRPRALLEPFVLLLSPFAPHVAEELWAILGHAPSVSLQPWPQFDPALTVSDRLTIPVQVNGKLRGKIEVAADTARDVVERAAREIVAEWLQGGEPKKVIYVEKKLVNFVV comes from the coding sequence ATGGCAAAAGGGTACGATCATCACGCGCTGGAAGTGAAGTGGCAGGCCTATTGGGAAGAACATCGCCCCTTCCGCGCCTTGCAGGACACCACTAAGCCGAAGTTTTATTGCCTCGATATGTTCCCCTATCCGTCCGGGTCCGGGCTCCATGTCGGGCATCTGGAAGGTTATACCGCCACGGATATCGTTTCCCGCTACAAACGGATGAAGGGCTTCAATGTCCTCCATCCGATGGGTTGGGATGCCTTCGGCCTGCCGGCCGAGCAATATGCGGTCAAGACCGGTGTGCATCCCGCCCAAACCACGGCGCAAAACATCGCGACATTCAAACGGCAGATGAAGCGGGTGGGATTGTCCTACGATTGGGAGCGGGAACTCAGCACGACCGACCCCGATTACTATCGCTGGACGCAGTGGATCTTTCTCCAACTCTATAAACGCGGGCTGGCGTATGTCGCCGAAGTTCCGGTCAATTGGTGCCCGGCGCTCGGGACGGTGCTGGCGAACGAAGAGATCGTCGACGGCAAGAGCGAGGTCGGCGGGTTCGATGTGATTCGCAAGCCCATGCGCCAGTGGGTGTTGAAGATTACCGCCTATGCCGACCGGCTGCTCGAAGACTTAAAGCTGGTGGAGTGGCCTGCCAGTACGCTGGAGATGCAAAAGAATTGGATCGGCCGGTCGATCGGTGCGGAAGTGGATTTTGCTCTGGCCGATACCCGGGGCACCGTCCGGGTGTTTACCACCAGGCCTGACACCCTCTTTGGCGCGACGTACATGGTGTTGGCGCCCGAGCACCCGCTGGTGGATATCGTGACCAGCGCCGCTCAAAAATCCGCCGTGGTGGCCTATCGCGATGCGGCCGCCAGAAAGAGCGATCTGCAGCGACAGGAATTGGATAAGGAAAAGACCGGCGTGTTCACGGGCGGCTACGCGATCAACCCGGTGAACGGCGAGCGGCTGCCGGTGTGGCTGGCGGACTACGTCCTCATGAGCTACGGCACCGGCGCGATCATGGCGGTTCCGGCGCACGACGAGCGGGACTGGACGTTCGCCAAGACCTATCAGTTGCCGATTCGAGAAGTGATTCAGGGGGGGCAGGTTCAAGAGGCGGCATTCGTCGCGACCGATCGCGGCGCGGTCGTGAACTCGGTCATGCCGGACGGGTCCTTGTCTCTGAACGGCATGAAGCCGGCCGAGGCAATCCCGGCGATCACGGCCTGGCTCGAGCAGAAGGGCAAGGGAAAGAAGGCGATCAACTATAAGCTGCGCGACTGGCTTTTTGCCCGGCAGCGCTACTGGGGAGAGCCGTTCCCGATTGTGTGGGTCGAGGGCGAGTCACACCCGCTGCCCGAGGAACAGCTTCCGTTGATCTTGCCGGAGACCCACAACTTTAAGCCATCCGGCAGTGGAGAAAGTCCGCTGGCGAATTTGGAAGAATGGCTGGTGACCACCGATCCTGCCACAGGGAAGCCGGCCCGGCGCGAAACGAATACGATGCCGCAGTGGGCCGGTTCCTGCTGGTACTATCTCCGCTTCGCCGATCCAAAGAACACGAAGCAGCTGGTGGACCCGGCGATGGAGCGGTATTGGCTGCCGGTCGATCTTTACGTCGGAGGCAGCGAACATGCCGTGCTGCATCTGCTCTATTCACGCTTCTGGCACAAGGTACTGTTCGATATCGGGGTGGTGAGCACACCGGAACCGTTTAAGAAGCTGGTGCATCAAGGTATCGTACTGGGCGAGGACAATCAAAAGATGTCCAAGTCGCGCGGGAACGTGGTGAATCCCGACGATATGATGGATCAGTTCGGCGCCGATGCGGTGCGGCTCTATGAAATGTTTATGGGGCCGCTGGAGGCGATGAAGCCTTGGAGTACGCGCGGGGTTGAAGGGGTGACCCGTTTTTTAGAGCGGGCATGGCGATTGATCGTCACGGAAGAAGGCGGGCTGTCTGCGTCTGTGGTGTCGGCATCGCCCAGTCTTGAGCAACAACGGCTGTTGCATCAGACCATCAAGAAGGTCTCGGAGGATATCGACGAACTCCGTTTCAACACCGCCATTGCTCAAATGATGGTGTTCACCAATGAAATGACCAAGGCCGAACAGCGCCCACGGGCCCTGCTCGAGCCGTTCGTCTTGCTGCTCTCGCCCTTTGCGCCGCATGTGGCGGAGGAGCTCTGGGCTATTCTCGGTCATGCGCCGAGCGTGTCTCTGCAACCCTGGCCGCAGTTTGACCCGGCGTTGACGGTCAGTGACCGGCTCACTATCCCGGTCCAGGTGAACGGCAAGCTTCGCGGGAAGATCGAGGTGGCGGCGGATACCGCGCGCGACGTGGTGGAGCGCGCCGCTCGTGAGATTGTGGCGGAGTGGCTGCAAGGCGGTGAGCCGAAGAAAGTGATCTATGTCGAGAAGAAACTCGTGAATTTCGTGGTGTGA
- a CDS encoding LptE family protein, which yields MNSKLREIPELCCAQTHYAAVFDWGKGRFVGRMIRAIPACLALVLWVGCGYQFRVEGAGPTIGGAPARVSDQPTPRLVIRTLENKSFEPNLETRYTNYLRREFSSGSGTQVVPDSEAADLVLTGQILSVSVPTLSFSLTPTPGNQAGSATTLESRAEVTVVVKIEETRTKKLVWTQVAKGSSEFYITPDLQFNRVLQTRALEQAGRFAAEDLASRFLLHLESGGGGKPAAETSSTVPAAK from the coding sequence GTGAATAGTAAGCTGCGGGAAATACCGGAGCTGTGCTGTGCGCAGACTCATTATGCGGCTGTATTTGATTGGGGCAAGGGCCGTTTTGTCGGGCGCATGATTCGCGCAATTCCCGCGTGTCTCGCGCTGGTGTTGTGGGTCGGTTGCGGCTATCAGTTCCGTGTGGAGGGAGCCGGGCCGACGATCGGCGGAGCGCCTGCACGGGTCTCGGATCAACCGACCCCGCGGCTGGTCATTCGCACGCTGGAGAATAAGAGTTTCGAGCCGAATCTGGAGACCCGCTACACGAACTATCTACGGCGGGAATTCTCGTCCGGCAGCGGGACCCAGGTCGTTCCGGACAGCGAGGCGGCGGATCTCGTTCTGACCGGGCAGATCTTGTCAGTCAGCGTGCCGACCTTAAGCTTCAGTCTGACGCCGACGCCTGGGAATCAGGCGGGATCGGCCACGACGTTGGAGAGCCGGGCAGAAGTGACGGTCGTGGTGAAAATCGAAGAAACGCGGACGAAGAAGCTGGTCTGGACGCAGGTCGCCAAGGGCTCATCAGAGTTCTATATCACCCCCGATCTGCAATTTAACCGTGTCTTGCAAACCCGCGCCTTGGAGCAGGCCGGCCGGTTCGCAGCAGAAGATCTTGCGTCACGGTTTCTCCTGCACCTGGAATCTGGCGGGGGGGGCAAGCCTGCGGCGGAGACTTCCTCCACGGTGCCAGCCGCCAAGTAG
- the holA gene encoding DNA polymerase III subunit delta encodes MGTALSSLQLHAALRQQPPAPVYLVVGEEDLLRDEAVATLKAALLGEGGDFNFDVFYGDEAAGTDILTCALEVPVFAECRVVLVKGAEKISAREAEVLLPYLAAPVQATTVIFVSAKLDGRLKFSQALARAAVTVDCSPLRDMHLGPWINRDAQRLGLRLDEKAVEVLKETSGGSLYAVRRELEKLASYITTDRVATAADVYQLRGVEPGASVFDLTLAIAEGQRGRVLAILARNLEAGEAPLRILGSLAWQYRRIWKMKELLREGGREGEAARTLRMDPMQVKTFLGRLSDGHVRDALRWFWEADSQLKGGSSGQPKMTMERVLLRLCQSVAQAHATAPHQPPAPAGRGSARVVSNVRTITSGNRTGR; translated from the coding sequence ATGGGAACCGCACTCAGTTCATTGCAACTCCACGCCGCCTTGCGGCAGCAACCTCCTGCGCCCGTGTATCTCGTGGTGGGGGAGGAGGATCTCCTGCGCGATGAGGCCGTGGCCACACTCAAGGCCGCGTTGCTCGGAGAAGGCGGGGATTTTAATTTTGATGTGTTCTATGGCGACGAGGCGGCCGGGACCGACATCCTGACCTGTGCGTTGGAAGTGCCGGTGTTTGCCGAATGCCGGGTGGTCCTGGTGAAAGGCGCTGAAAAAATCTCTGCCCGTGAGGCCGAAGTGCTGCTGCCGTACCTCGCTGCTCCGGTGCAGGCGACCACGGTGATTTTTGTCAGCGCTAAGCTGGACGGGCGGCTGAAGTTTTCCCAGGCGCTCGCCCGCGCCGCCGTGACGGTCGACTGTTCACCGTTACGGGATATGCACTTAGGGCCGTGGATAAATCGGGATGCGCAACGGCTTGGCCTGCGGTTGGACGAGAAGGCCGTGGAGGTGCTCAAGGAGACGTCCGGCGGATCGTTGTACGCCGTCCGGCGTGAACTCGAAAAGCTCGCGTCCTATATCACGACCGACCGTGTGGCGACCGCTGCCGATGTCTATCAACTGCGGGGAGTTGAACCCGGCGCGTCGGTGTTCGACCTCACGCTGGCGATCGCAGAGGGCCAACGCGGGCGGGTGCTGGCGATTCTTGCCAGAAATCTTGAGGCCGGCGAGGCGCCGCTGCGCATTCTCGGTTCCTTGGCCTGGCAGTATCGCCGGATTTGGAAAATGAAGGAGCTGCTTCGTGAGGGCGGGCGTGAGGGGGAGGCCGCGAGGACCTTGCGCATGGATCCGATGCAGGTCAAGACGTTTCTGGGCCGTCTGTCAGATGGGCACGTGCGGGATGCGCTGCGATGGTTTTGGGAAGCCGACAGCCAGCTCAAGGGAGGCAGTAGTGGCCAGCCCAAGATGACCATGGAGCGGGTACTGTTGCGGCTCTGTCAGTCTGTCGCGCAGGCGCACGCAACCGCCCCCCACCAACCACCGGCCCCGGCAGGGCGGGGCTCGGCGCGAGTGGTTTCGAATGTCAGAACGATTACGAGCGGGAACCGGACAGGCCGTTGA
- the rpsT gene encoding 30S ribosomal protein S20 encodes MPVIHKSTLRSARQAERRRDRNKATLSAVKTLVKKVQSAVADKKADDAKTALRAATSALSKAVTKGALKPNTASRRISRLTQHVNGLSGSRS; translated from the coding sequence ATGCCTGTGATCCACAAGTCCACCCTTCGCAGTGCCCGTCAGGCCGAACGTCGCCGCGATCGGAACAAAGCCACGTTGAGCGCGGTCAAAACTCTGGTCAAGAAAGTCCAGTCGGCCGTGGCCGATAAGAAGGCGGACGATGCGAAGACGGCCTTGCGTGCGGCCACCTCGGCCCTCAGCAAAGCCGTGACCAAGGGCGCCCTGAAGCCCAACACCGCGTCCCGCCGTATCTCCCGCTTGACCCAACACGTCAACGGCCTGTCCGGTTCCCGCTCGTAA